From the Maioricimonas rarisocia genome, one window contains:
- a CDS encoding fused MFS/spermidine synthase encodes MSTATAARTAARHATTSTVKDRQVFGVLLACFLLSGFAALLYQTVWMRQFAIVFGTSELAIATVLAAYMAGLAIGAAIAGRWAHRLKRPVLAYGVLEFGVAAGALCVPFGMRLAQSLLVMMLGGQAEPPDAGGLSQPLFFAAAAFVVMSIPTVCMGATLPLLTGHVVRRSDEIGRRVGLLYAINTFGAVIGTLAAAFVLIPHFGLFLTTLFGVAANAGVFALAVVLSRRDAESATALSATQTEPPPRRSLAEEFSRRVAWILPVMLMSGLVSFIYEVLWSRLLGQLIGGSLYAFATMLATFLTGITVGSAIAARLARNRTVSVWTFAFTQLGTAILSMITYQSLGMVPTLAESWGAGALGTAWVNAALCGVVLLPSTLCIGATFPLAVRILADDEHEAAPASARVYAWNTIGGVAGAFLAGFFILPALEFDGTIRLATTLNLLLAVGSLWLIPLASRLPRNAIVATTILAALVFQPGMPEAILRTSPIVGPDYRGELVFQRVGRSSTVRLTNAGSYYLLQNNGLPEAVIIPKGTPPLGAGLHRWLTALPLLARPDARDVMVIGFGGGIAVEKLPDSVESIDVVELEPEVIAANRYLSDNRDHDPLADPRLRVVLNDARGTLALTDKRYDVIVSQPSHPWTAGASHLYTREFLATAKEHLQEDGVFLQWMNIDFLDVNLFRSLGATLLSEFRYVRLYMPNRTALFFLGSDQPLDVESQLHLADVPLHGFIESVRPLGISGLNDVASGLVLDTEELTAICEGAPLTTDNRNRLAFGATPKAAEEKVEEIRRLLAEHDALVHHRDRLFAGRGVPLNLGIIARRICYTDQWDRARRIAESIDEPAESALVRAVVAREAGNLAAAREHARAAVAANPLYAEAAWLLTDLYADELVNGQADAELLRLASTMPDPQRALFEASLLLPRDDFQGLQRLEPRLADVSPEHLGYPMALYFRSAWRASSLPLMNKPQMAEEALAMTDQALATLPKGFAYLIRFNAARLADRPDDVLGTVGEYARHLFDVADSAGSRDEIRHSTRVFAAALQWLQRDGRVPAERTQRTAQLVDDLVRAAGTDQRPETILPAGYEVPGL; translated from the coding sequence ATGCGGCAGTTCGCGATCGTGTTCGGCACGTCGGAACTGGCGATCGCGACGGTGCTGGCCGCCTACATGGCGGGGCTGGCGATCGGAGCGGCCATTGCCGGTCGGTGGGCACATCGTCTGAAGCGACCGGTCCTCGCGTACGGCGTGCTGGAGTTCGGCGTGGCGGCCGGAGCGTTGTGCGTTCCGTTCGGGATGCGTCTGGCCCAGTCGCTGCTGGTCATGATGCTCGGGGGCCAGGCAGAACCTCCCGATGCCGGGGGACTTTCGCAGCCGCTGTTCTTCGCGGCGGCGGCGTTCGTGGTGATGTCGATCCCCACGGTCTGCATGGGAGCGACGCTGCCTTTGCTGACCGGGCATGTCGTGCGGCGGTCAGACGAAATCGGTCGCCGGGTCGGTCTGCTGTATGCGATCAACACATTCGGCGCGGTGATCGGAACGCTGGCAGCCGCCTTCGTGCTGATTCCCCACTTCGGCCTGTTCCTGACGACGCTGTTCGGAGTCGCGGCCAATGCCGGCGTGTTCGCTCTGGCGGTCGTGCTGTCGCGGCGGGATGCGGAGTCGGCGACTGCATTGTCAGCCACGCAGACCGAACCGCCCCCACGACGCTCGCTGGCCGAGGAGTTCAGCCGGCGCGTTGCCTGGATTCTGCCGGTGATGCTGATGTCGGGCCTGGTTTCATTCATCTACGAAGTGCTCTGGTCGCGGCTGCTGGGGCAACTGATCGGCGGCAGCCTGTACGCGTTTGCAACAATGCTGGCGACGTTTCTGACCGGCATTACTGTGGGTAGCGCGATTGCGGCCCGCCTGGCGCGGAACCGCACAGTCTCCGTCTGGACGTTCGCCTTCACCCAACTGGGGACGGCCATCCTCTCGATGATCACGTACCAGTCGCTCGGCATGGTGCCGACGCTGGCGGAGAGCTGGGGCGCGGGTGCCCTGGGGACGGCGTGGGTGAATGCGGCGCTGTGCGGAGTCGTGCTGTTGCCGTCGACGCTCTGCATCGGGGCGACGTTTCCGCTGGCGGTGCGGATTCTGGCGGACGACGAACACGAGGCGGCGCCTGCCTCGGCCCGCGTCTATGCCTGGAACACCATCGGCGGCGTGGCGGGGGCGTTTCTGGCCGGTTTCTTCATCCTGCCGGCACTGGAGTTCGACGGGACGATCCGACTGGCGACGACGCTCAACCTGCTGCTGGCAGTTGGTTCGCTCTGGCTGATTCCGCTGGCGAGTCGGTTGCCCCGAAATGCGATCGTGGCCACGACCATTCTTGCGGCGCTGGTCTTCCAGCCGGGGATGCCGGAAGCCATTCTGAGGACCTCTCCCATCGTCGGGCCGGACTATCGGGGAGAGCTGGTCTTCCAGCGGGTGGGACGATCGTCGACGGTCCGCCTGACGAATGCCGGCAGCTATTACCTGCTGCAGAACAACGGACTTCCCGAGGCGGTCATCATTCCGAAGGGAACGCCGCCGCTCGGTGCGGGTCTGCACCGCTGGCTCACCGCCCTGCCCCTTCTGGCCCGCCCCGATGCCCGGGACGTGATGGTGATCGGTTTCGGTGGCGGCATTGCCGTCGAGAAGCTGCCTGACTCGGTCGAGTCGATCGACGTGGTCGAACTCGAGCCGGAAGTGATCGCCGCGAACCGGTACCTCTCGGACAATCGGGACCATGACCCGCTCGCCGATCCGCGGTTGCGGGTGGTGCTCAACGACGCACGGGGGACGCTGGCGCTGACCGACAAACGGTACGACGTGATTGTCTCGCAGCCGTCGCATCCCTGGACGGCCGGTGCTTCGCACCTGTACACGCGGGAGTTCCTGGCGACGGCGAAGGAGCATCTGCAGGAGGATGGCGTCTTTCTGCAGTGGATGAACATCGACTTCCTTGATGTGAACCTGTTCCGATCGCTTGGAGCGACACTGCTGTCGGAGTTCCGGTACGTGCGGCTGTACATGCCGAACCGGACGGCTCTGTTCTTCCTCGGATCGGACCAGCCGCTGGATGTGGAGTCGCAACTGCATCTGGCGGACGTGCCGCTACACGGCTTTATCGAGAGCGTGCGGCCACTGGGAATCAGCGGTTTGAACGACGTGGCAAGCGGCCTGGTGCTGGACACGGAGGAACTGACGGCGATCTGCGAGGGAGCTCCGTTGACGACCGACAACCGGAACCGGCTGGCGTTCGGGGCAACTCCGAAAGCGGCCGAGGAGAAGGTGGAGGAGATCCGCCGGCTTCTGGCCGAACATGACGCGCTCGTCCATCACCGGGATCGGCTGTTTGCCGGGCGTGGCGTGCCGCTCAATCTGGGCATTATCGCCCGCCGCATCTGCTACACCGATCAATGGGACCGGGCCCGGCGAATTGCCGAGTCAATCGACGAGCCGGCCGAGTCGGCTCTGGTACGGGCGGTCGTGGCGCGGGAAGCGGGGAATCTGGCGGCTGCACGTGAGCACGCCCGGGCGGCTGTGGCGGCGAATCCTCTGTACGCAGAAGCGGCGTGGCTGCTGACGGATCTCTACGCGGATGAACTTGTAAACGGCCAGGCGGATGCAGAACTGTTGCGCCTGGCCAGCACGATGCCGGACCCGCAGCGGGCGCTGTTCGAGGCCTCACTGCTGCTGCCGCGGGATGACTTTCAGGGATTGCAGCGACTCGAGCCGCGGCTGGCCGATGTCTCCCCCGAGCATCTGGGATACCCGATGGCCCTGTACTTCCGGTCAGCCTGGCGGGCGTCATCGTTGCCGTTGATGAACAAGCCGCAGATGGCCGAGGAGGCACTGGCGATGACCGATCAGGCCCTGGCGACGTTGCCCAAGGGCTTCGCGTACCTGATCCGCTTCAATGCAGCCCGGCTGGCGGACCGGCCGGACGACGTGCTGGGGACGGTGGGGGAGTACGCCCGCCACCTGTTCGACGTGGCCGATTCGGCGGGGAGTCGGGATGAAATCCGACATTCGACCCGGGTTTTCGCGGCGGCCCTGCAGTGGCTGCAGCGTGATGGTCGTGTGCCGGCCGAGCGGACGCAACGAACGGCCCAACTCGTCGATGATCTGGTGCGTGCCGCCGGTACGGACCAGCGACCGGAGACGATTCTGCCGGCGGGATACGAAGTTCCCGGACTGTGA
- a CDS encoding metallophosphoesterase family protein, which translates to MPERTIAIGDIHGYDVPLEALINELSPTADDTVVVLGDVVDRGPNTRRCIELLLDLRERCRLVFILGNHEEMMLSARSDPRVAESWLGFGGRDVVDSYDGDLDNMPQEHWDFLRSGREHFETERDIFVHAGVIDDLPLDQQPTDVLRWMKTSGFEPEHESGKRVICGHTAQKSGIPKSWPGWVCIDTCVYCDRGRLTALDATQDLLYQADHEGNIFGPADL; encoded by the coding sequence ATGCCGGAGCGGACCATCGCGATTGGCGATATCCATGGTTACGACGTGCCTCTCGAGGCACTGATCAACGAGCTCTCACCGACCGCCGACGATACGGTCGTCGTGCTGGGTGATGTCGTCGATCGCGGTCCGAATACCCGTCGCTGCATCGAACTGCTCCTGGACCTCCGCGAGCGGTGCCGACTGGTCTTCATCCTGGGCAACCACGAAGAAATGATGCTCTCGGCCCGCAGCGATCCCCGGGTGGCCGAGAGCTGGCTGGGATTCGGTGGGCGGGACGTCGTCGACAGTTACGATGGCGACCTCGACAACATGCCCCAGGAGCACTGGGACTTCCTCCGCAGTGGCCGCGAGCATTTCGAAACCGAACGGGACATCTTCGTTCATGCCGGCGTCATCGACGACCTGCCGCTCGACCAGCAGCCGACCGACGTCTTGCGGTGGATGAAGACCAGCGGTTTCGAGCCGGAACACGAGTCCGGCAAGCGGGTCATCTGCGGACACACCGCGCAGAAGTCCGGCATCCCCAAGTCCTGGCCCGGCTGGGTCTGCATCGACACCTGCGTCTACTGCGACCGCGGCCGACTGACCGCTCTCGACGCGACACAGGACCTGCTCTACCAAGCCGATCACGAGGGAAACATCTTCGGTCCGGCCGATCTCTGA
- a CDS encoding alpha/beta hydrolase, which translates to MRPVRLPSPLTLALAMPVLMLSLLSGRCDAVGPEPQLLWPDGAPGAVGDEDVDRPLIRVYRPEGTANGAAVVIFPGGGYGALATDHEGHQIAKWFNRFGVTGAVVRYRLGRRYQHPAPLQDAQRAVRYMRHHADEIGIDPDRIGVMGFSAGGHLASTVSTHFDAGNPESDDLLERHSCRPDFTILGYPVISLFADFAHKGSARNLLGEDPDPELLKSLSNETQVTEQTPPAFLFHTSEDRGVPVQNSLAYYRALVEHGVPAELHAYQNGPHGVGLGIGDPVLYSWKDRLKDWMQTNGFLTDVERAAVSGKITVGGEPVSRGTITLIPLDDSENRPIAWGRIGRGNYRIPADRGPTIGMHKVVIRDLGTVVPEPTIEDVRELTAGMEFHLDVIAGENANIFTIDLPAAE; encoded by the coding sequence ATGCGTCCTGTCCGTCTGCCGTCCCCGCTCACTCTTGCCCTGGCGATGCCCGTCCTGATGCTGTCGCTGCTGTCCGGTCGCTGTGACGCGGTCGGACCGGAGCCGCAGCTCCTCTGGCCTGACGGAGCCCCCGGTGCCGTCGGAGACGAAGACGTCGATCGCCCGCTCATTCGCGTCTACCGTCCCGAAGGTACCGCCAATGGCGCTGCCGTCGTCATTTTTCCCGGCGGCGGCTACGGAGCCCTCGCCACCGATCACGAAGGACACCAGATCGCGAAATGGTTCAACCGGTTCGGCGTGACAGGCGCCGTCGTGCGGTATCGCCTCGGCCGTCGCTACCAGCATCCCGCGCCGCTGCAGGATGCTCAGCGTGCCGTCCGGTACATGCGACATCATGCCGACGAAATCGGCATCGATCCCGATCGCATCGGAGTGATGGGCTTCTCGGCCGGCGGACATCTTGCCTCGACGGTCTCGACCCATTTCGACGCCGGCAACCCGGAGAGTGACGATCTCCTCGAGCGACACAGCTGCCGGCCCGATTTCACCATTCTCGGCTACCCGGTCATCAGCCTCTTCGCCGATTTTGCGCACAAGGGCTCGGCCCGCAACCTGCTCGGCGAGGATCCCGATCCCGAACTGCTCAAATCCCTCTCGAACGAGACGCAGGTCACCGAACAGACGCCCCCCGCTTTTCTGTTCCATACGTCCGAAGACCGCGGCGTGCCTGTCCAGAACAGCCTCGCCTACTACCGGGCTCTCGTCGAGCATGGCGTTCCCGCCGAACTGCACGCCTACCAGAACGGCCCGCACGGCGTCGGTCTGGGGATCGGCGATCCGGTCCTCTACTCGTGGAAAGACCGTCTGAAGGACTGGATGCAGACGAATGGGTTTCTCACCGATGTCGAGCGGGCCGCTGTCTCGGGTAAAATCACCGTTGGCGGCGAACCGGTCAGCCGCGGGACGATCACCCTCATTCCGCTCGACGATTCGGAGAATCGCCCGATCGCCTGGGGACGGATTGGCCGCGGGAACTACAGGATCCCCGCTGACCGTGGACCGACAATCGGCATGCACAAAGTGGTGATCCGTGACCTCGGAACCGTCGTTCCTGAGCCGACCATCGAAGACGTGCGTGAACTGACCGCCGGGATGGAATTCCACCTCGACGTCATCGCCGGTGAGAACGCCAACATCTTCACCATCGATCTGCCCGCCGCAGAATAG
- the bcp gene encoding thioredoxin-dependent thiol peroxidase, with translation MPQVGKSAPAFTLPAVPEGKIRLSQFKGEKNVILYFYPRDNTPGCTTEACDFRDNLGQFESADTVVLGVSTDSIKSHEKFATKFELPFPLLSDEDHNVCEKYGVWVEKKNYGKTYMGIQRATFLIDKKGKIAAVWPKVKVKGHVDEVREKLAELE, from the coding sequence ATGCCCCAGGTGGGCAAGTCTGCTCCCGCCTTCACGCTGCCGGCCGTTCCCGAGGGGAAGATCCGCCTCAGCCAGTTCAAGGGGGAGAAGAACGTCATCCTGTACTTCTATCCCCGCGATAACACGCCCGGCTGCACGACCGAAGCCTGCGACTTCCGTGACAACCTCGGCCAGTTCGAATCGGCTGACACGGTTGTCCTCGGCGTCAGCACCGACTCGATCAAGTCGCACGAGAAGTTTGCCACCAAGTTCGAGCTGCCGTTCCCGCTGCTCTCCGACGAGGACCACAATGTCTGTGAGAAGTACGGCGTGTGGGTCGAAAAGAAGAACTACGGCAAGACGTACATGGGCATCCAGCGGGCGACGTTCCTGATCGACAAGAAGGGGAAGATCGCCGCGGTCTGGCCGAAGGTGAAGGTCAAAGGACACGTCGACGAGGTCAGAGAGAAGCTGGCGGAACTCGAATAG
- a CDS encoding phosphohexomutase domain-containing protein, with protein MSDTPLEILSPPPPGGTAGTEYRCPGESYPISRAVHLSRLAAYYPKCRRCPHRDDIGQLPVPACEDQTEQPTRIRRDSICQQEGLRGIYLNAMTRRDCERAAEAVASIAWEQCPRRVRSPQAEPQQGSRFAPGVVVGHDRRPSSPDLVTGVAAALRRMGCDVIDVGQVRRPCFDFAVDHLQAAAGMYVTGNGFGPTWNGVDIVGSGAVPRSAPGTLEDVCRRMEGAIHRPTRRGGTHRTFHATVPYQAGLWKYFHSLRPLSIAIRSRDPLARTTLEKLLAETPCDPQFISEDRNWPVAAGKDASTGFDLSLLIDEDGRRVELYNASGQRLPQTELAARLLHRLRPSARATTVVVSDDANPALVATLQQPDCTVIRGGTTMESMHAAMLEHTPAFGTDGRGRFSFCDPYPKCDAIITAAKLLEIFAADSCGESPLFI; from the coding sequence ATGTCCGACACTCCGCTGGAGATTCTCTCGCCACCGCCCCCAGGCGGTACAGCCGGCACCGAATACCGGTGCCCGGGCGAGAGCTATCCTATTTCGCGGGCAGTCCACCTGTCACGCCTGGCCGCCTACTATCCCAAGTGCCGCCGGTGTCCCCACCGCGACGATATCGGCCAGCTTCCGGTCCCGGCCTGCGAAGACCAGACGGAACAGCCGACCCGCATCCGTCGTGACTCGATCTGTCAGCAGGAAGGGCTCCGCGGCATCTATCTGAACGCCATGACCCGGCGTGATTGCGAACGGGCTGCCGAGGCCGTCGCCAGCATCGCGTGGGAACAGTGTCCCCGCCGCGTTCGTTCACCGCAGGCGGAACCGCAGCAGGGATCGCGGTTCGCTCCCGGCGTCGTCGTCGGGCACGATCGTCGCCCCTCCTCCCCCGATCTGGTCACCGGCGTGGCGGCCGCACTCCGCCGCATGGGATGCGATGTGATCGATGTCGGACAGGTCCGCCGCCCCTGCTTCGACTTTGCCGTCGACCATCTGCAGGCCGCCGCCGGCATGTACGTCACCGGCAACGGATTCGGTCCCACGTGGAACGGCGTCGACATTGTCGGCTCGGGTGCGGTCCCCCGGTCGGCTCCCGGAACACTCGAAGACGTCTGTCGCCGGATGGAAGGGGCCATTCATCGGCCCACACGTCGCGGGGGCACGCATCGCACGTTCCACGCAACGGTGCCGTACCAGGCCGGGTTGTGGAAGTACTTTCATTCACTGCGTCCGCTGTCGATTGCCATTCGCAGCCGCGATCCGCTCGCCCGCACGACTCTCGAAAAACTGCTCGCCGAGACACCCTGCGACCCGCAGTTCATTTCCGAAGACCGAAACTGGCCCGTCGCCGCCGGGAAGGACGCCTCGACCGGCTTCGACCTCTCGCTTCTGATCGACGAGGATGGCAGACGGGTCGAGCTGTACAACGCCAGCGGTCAGCGCCTTCCCCAGACCGAACTGGCCGCACGCCTGCTGCATCGTCTGCGTCCTTCGGCCCGAGCGACGACCGTGGTCGTCAGTGACGATGCGAATCCCGCGCTGGTCGCCACGTTGCAGCAGCCGGACTGCACCGTCATCCGCGGCGGCACAACGATGGAATCGATGCATGCCGCGATGCTCGAGCATACCCCCGCCTTCGGCACCGATGGTCGCGGCCGATTCTCGTTCTGCGATCCGTACCCCAAGTGCGATGCGATCATCACTGCTGCGAAGCTGCTCGAGATCTTCGCAGCCGACAGTTGTGGTGAATCGCCGCTGTTCATCTGA
- the holA gene encoding DNA polymerase III subunit delta, translating to MHATAFLKQSSPEVSPVVVLHGDDRYLKQSVRDRVVAATLEADDPQMALSRFVGKETDWKSVHDELKTVSMFSDRRVALVEEADDLVSAARVAIEKYVDAPSKRSVLILDVKTWRKNTKLAKKIDKAGLEIECAALTGAKLTGWLVEQAKSQYGKQLSRDAAGLMVELAGTSLGLLDQELSKLASFTGEETKIGIDEVRRLVGGWKAETTWVMIDAVREGDAGTALKQLSKLLEAGEAAPKILGGINYVFRKLAKATERSRQGVPLRAALKDAGVFHRDIEAAERYLRRIGRPRAERMLSELIQTDSNLKGASRLPERLLLEQLILNLAGRLPVGSP from the coding sequence ATGCATGCGACGGCGTTCCTCAAACAGTCCAGCCCCGAAGTCTCCCCGGTCGTGGTTCTGCACGGAGACGACCGCTATCTGAAGCAGAGCGTGCGCGATCGGGTCGTGGCGGCGACCCTCGAAGCGGACGATCCGCAGATGGCGCTCTCCCGCTTTGTCGGGAAGGAGACCGACTGGAAGTCCGTTCATGACGAGCTGAAGACCGTCTCGATGTTCAGCGACCGGAGGGTGGCTCTGGTCGAGGAGGCGGACGATCTGGTTTCTGCGGCTCGGGTGGCCATTGAAAAGTACGTCGACGCTCCCTCGAAACGCTCCGTGCTGATCCTCGACGTCAAGACGTGGCGGAAGAACACGAAACTGGCGAAGAAGATTGACAAGGCCGGACTCGAAATCGAGTGTGCCGCCCTGACCGGGGCGAAACTGACCGGCTGGCTCGTCGAGCAGGCGAAGTCGCAGTACGGCAAGCAGCTCTCGCGGGACGCGGCCGGGCTGATGGTCGAACTGGCCGGGACCAGCCTGGGGTTGCTCGATCAGGAACTCTCGAAGCTGGCTTCGTTTACCGGCGAGGAGACGAAGATCGGCATCGACGAGGTCCGCCGGCTGGTGGGGGGCTGGAAGGCGGAGACCACCTGGGTGATGATCGATGCCGTCCGGGAAGGAGACGCCGGGACGGCACTGAAACAGCTCAGCAAGCTGCTCGAAGCGGGAGAAGCGGCGCCGAAGATTCTGGGCGGGATCAACTACGTGTTTCGCAAGCTGGCGAAGGCGACGGAGCGATCGCGGCAGGGTGTCCCCCTGCGGGCGGCACTGAAGGATGCCGGCGTGTTCCATCGGGATATCGAGGCGGCCGAGCGGTACCTGCGGCGGATCGGACGTCCGCGTGCCGAGCGAATGCTGTCGGAGTTGATTCAGACCGACAGCAATCTCAAGGGAGCATCGCGTCTGCCGGAGCGGCTCCTGCTGGAACAGCTGATCCTCAATCTTGCGGGGCGGTTGCCGGTGGGGAGTCCGTAG
- a CDS encoding glycosyltransferase family 4 protein encodes MAHVITRLIIGGAQENTLHTVEDQHHLHGDDVSLITGPGIGPEGSLEPRARAGGFPLHILPRFGRSIHPLHDWTSTRQLTRLLREIRPDVVHTHSSKAGVIGRYVAQRLRIPAVHTVHGASFHYGQHPLAHRAYIAAERWAARRTAKFICVADAMTDDYVAARIAPREQFVTVYSGFDVEPFVSPPRPREEVRRELGLEPHHVVVGKIARLFHLKGHEFVLQAAVPVIKANPDVRFVFVGDGLRRAEFEDWIAGHDLTEHFRFTGLVPPTQVPELIHAMDVVVHTSQWEGLARVLPQGLIAGKPVVSYDVGGAREVVLPGETGYLLPRDSVDELVAALLDLAGNAELRTRLGETGRERFTEQFRHQYMTARIREVYQQVLESACHGRQDTIGEPRV; translated from the coding sequence GTGGCTCACGTCATCACCCGCCTGATCATCGGGGGCGCGCAGGAAAACACCCTGCACACCGTCGAAGATCAGCATCATCTGCACGGCGACGATGTCTCGCTGATCACCGGCCCCGGCATCGGCCCCGAAGGATCGCTCGAACCGCGTGCCCGCGCCGGCGGATTTCCGCTGCACATCCTCCCCAGATTCGGTCGCAGCATTCATCCGCTGCACGACTGGACCAGCACCCGGCAGCTGACCAGACTGCTCCGCGAAATCCGTCCTGACGTCGTCCACACCCACAGCTCCAAGGCCGGAGTCATCGGTCGGTACGTTGCCCAACGCCTGCGGATCCCCGCGGTCCATACCGTCCACGGAGCATCGTTCCACTACGGTCAGCATCCGCTCGCGCATCGCGCGTACATTGCGGCCGAACGCTGGGCAGCGCGCCGCACCGCGAAGTTCATCTGCGTCGCCGACGCCATGACCGACGACTACGTCGCGGCCAGAATCGCTCCCCGCGAGCAGTTCGTCACTGTCTACAGTGGCTTCGATGTCGAACCGTTCGTGTCGCCACCGCGGCCCCGCGAAGAAGTCCGCCGCGAACTCGGACTCGAGCCGCATCACGTCGTCGTCGGCAAGATCGCCCGGCTGTTTCACCTGAAGGGACACGAGTTCGTCCTGCAGGCAGCCGTTCCGGTCATCAAGGCCAACCCCGATGTGCGGTTCGTCTTTGTGGGCGACGGTCTCCGCCGCGCCGAGTTCGAAGACTGGATTGCCGGGCACGATCTGACCGAACACTTCCGGTTCACAGGACTGGTTCCCCCGACGCAGGTCCCCGAACTCATCCATGCGATGGACGTCGTCGTGCACACCAGCCAGTGGGAAGGACTCGCACGCGTCCTCCCCCAGGGACTGATCGCCGGCAAACCGGTCGTCAGCTACGACGTCGGCGGCGCCCGGGAAGTCGTCCTCCCCGGCGAAACCGGCTACCTGCTGCCGCGTGATTCCGTGGACGAACTGGTCGCGGCACTGCTCGATCTGGCCGGCAACGCAGAACTCCGCACACGCCTGGGAGAGACCGGCCGGGAACGATTCACCGAACAGTTCCGGCACCAGTACATGACGGCCCGCATCCGGGAGGTGTACCAGCAGGTTCTCGAGTCCGCGTGTCACGGCCGACAGGACACCATCGGCGAGCCCCGAGTGTGA
- a CDS encoding FHA domain-containing protein — translation MLRHATGADRPLRFALQGPEGGPPDYIELDRPYALVGRSPQCDIRIDGPGIGFRHAYIQVYARRVWCVDLFSPGGVSWDGPPTHGWLSPQHKLQIGNHTLQLFDDGWMFDGSFPAPTDLKPHEMTQPEFGGFPRVDLELLNKPFEGQAWPINRILTLLGRDERCRITCADREISRVHCGLLMLPSGLWAIDMLGRGGTTINGRQRDCMLVGNGHELGIGPYRIRAVYRQGEARLPQPVAPEPEPEPEPEPQPQRQPAPSSPPTASSASGTSQLPSPEFLTRQHQIFRIEIEGDTVVVTPRGDTQQFMYRDIQLEANRVKDVLTTYRYRNLIVDFGRVDLVGTIIIESLTGFCRSVKGRAVMCAASEPMKDSLQSMNLTSIWPLYESRDEAIDALRSHG, via the coding sequence ATGTTGCGTCATGCCACCGGAGCCGACCGTCCCCTCCGCTTTGCCCTGCAGGGGCCCGAGGGGGGCCCTCCCGATTACATCGAGCTCGACCGACCTTACGCACTCGTCGGCCGATCGCCGCAGTGCGACATCCGCATCGATGGTCCGGGAATCGGTTTCCGCCACGCGTACATCCAGGTCTACGCCCGACGCGTCTGGTGCGTTGACCTTTTCAGCCCCGGCGGTGTCTCATGGGACGGGCCGCCCACTCACGGATGGCTGTCCCCTCAACACAAACTGCAGATCGGCAACCACACGCTGCAGCTCTTCGACGACGGCTGGATGTTCGACGGATCCTTCCCCGCTCCGACGGATCTGAAGCCGCACGAAATGACGCAGCCGGAATTCGGCGGTTTTCCGCGGGTCGATCTCGAACTGCTCAATAAACCGTTCGAGGGTCAGGCCTGGCCGATCAACCGTATCCTCACGCTCCTCGGACGTGACGAGCGTTGCCGCATCACCTGCGCCGATCGCGAAATCTCACGTGTTCATTGCGGTCTGCTGATGCTTCCCTCCGGTCTGTGGGCGATCGATATGCTCGGCCGGGGCGGCACCACCATCAACGGCCGCCAGCGCGACTGCATGCTTGTCGGCAACGGCCACGAGCTGGGCATCGGCCCGTATCGGATTCGCGCGGTCTACCGTCAGGGAGAGGCCCGTCTCCCTCAACCCGTCGCCCCCGAACCGGAACCTGAGCCCGAACCCGAACCGCAGCCGCAACGGCAGCCGGCTCCCTCATCGCCTCCGACCGCAAGTTCCGCATCCGGCACCTCGCAGCTTCCGTCTCCGGAGTTCCTGACCCGGCAGCACCAGATCTTCCGCATCGAGATCGAGGGGGACACCGTGGTCGTCACCCCGCGGGGCGATACCCAGCAGTTCATGTACCGCGACATTCAACTCGAAGCGAATCGCGTCAAGGATGTCCTCACAACCTACCGCTACCGCAATCTCATCGTCGACTTCGGTCGCGTCGACCTGGTCGGAACGATCATTATCGAATCCCTCACCGGCTTCTGCCGTTCGGTGAAGGGGCGTGCCGTCATGTGCGCCGCCAGCGAACCCATGAAGGATTCGCTGCAGAGCATGAACCTGACCTCCATCTGGCCGCTGTACGAATCCCGCGACGAAGCGATCGACGCGCTGCGCAGCCATGGGTGA